In one window of Anaerolineales bacterium DNA:
- the hypA gene encoding hydrogenase maturation nickel metallochaperone HypA: MHELSVTQSLLEIALRHAREAGAQRVTDLYLVIGDWSSIVDDSVQFYWDLVAQGTEAEGARLHFERIPARAICTDCQREFAPGGGSLLCPGCGGSRLRLLAGDQLHLESIGIEPVPQARAHAESE, from the coding sequence ATGCACGAGCTGTCCGTCACCCAAAGCCTGCTCGAGATTGCCCTGCGCCACGCTCGGGAAGCCGGTGCGCAGCGGGTCACTGACCTTTACCTGGTGATCGGGGACTGGTCGTCGATCGTCGACGATTCGGTCCAGTTCTACTGGGACCTGGTGGCCCAGGGGACGGAGGCCGAAGGCGCCCGGCTGCATTTTGAGCGCATCCCGGCCCGGGCCATTTGCACCGACTGCCAGCGGGAATTTGCACCGGGCGGGGGAAGCCTGCTCTGTCCGGGCTGCGGTGGCAGCCGCCTGCGGCTACTGGCCGGGGACCAGTTGCATCTGGAATCGATCGGCATCGAGCCCGTTCCCCAGGCCAGGGCGCACGCGGAGAGCGAATGA
- the hypF gene encoding carbamoyltransferase HypF has product MKTGRTRAPTEQEGLRIHVTGVVQGVGFRPFVYSLAQRLALTGWVRNTAGGVEIEADGQPPALQAFVEGLRREAPPLARIDKIDVESRATDGFEAFSILASQPDPKAFQPIAPDVGICNDCLRELRDPSDRRYRYPFINCTNCGPRFTIILGIPYDRPNTTMRHFDLCPECDAEYADPADRRFHAQPVACPTCGPHVWLEAQGAPSFEGEAALQAARRLLAEGKILAVKGLGGFHLAVDALDPRAVERLRQRKLRVDKAFAVMLPDLEAIERHCLLGEAERALLCGWERPIVICRRRPDSTIAASLAPGQATLGVMLPYTPLHHLLIEPASGFPEALVMTSGNLSEEPIATDNDQARQTLAPLADAFLMHDRPIHVRCDDSVLRSFDGQVYPLRRSRGFAPYPIQLPWEAPSILGAGPELKNTFCLNRKSYAFLSHHIGDLENYETLESYRDGIAHLERLFRVKPQAIAYDLHPDYLATRYAHERAESEGLPLIGVQHHHAHIAAGMAEHGLPIGAQVIGVALDGTGFGEDGTIWGGEVLLAGYAGYERLFHLRPVPMPGSEAAVRQPWRMALSWLQAAGIPWDRDLPSVEAAGEQGLAAVRTMLDPQSPLAAMQPRTSSMGRLFDAAAALAGIRQQVNYEAQAAIEFEAVLDPAEPGYYSLQVSGSLIDPAPALQRLVADRRAGVPASIVSARFHRGVALGMVEVCERARSATAVATVVLSGGVWQNVALLELTVPALRARGFSVLVHRKVPANDGGVSLGQVAVAAARLSQGGRD; this is encoded by the coding sequence ATGAAGACCGGCAGAACGCGGGCTCCGACGGAGCAAGAGGGGTTGCGGATTCATGTTACCGGAGTCGTGCAGGGGGTCGGCTTCCGGCCGTTTGTGTACTCCCTGGCGCAGCGCCTGGCGCTGACCGGCTGGGTGCGCAACACGGCCGGGGGCGTCGAGATCGAGGCCGACGGTCAGCCGCCGGCGTTGCAGGCGTTCGTCGAGGGCCTGCGCCGGGAAGCACCGCCGCTGGCGCGCATCGACAAAATCGACGTCGAGAGCCGGGCGACCGACGGGTTCGAGGCTTTCTCGATCCTGGCCTCTCAGCCCGACCCGAAGGCCTTCCAGCCGATCGCCCCCGATGTCGGGATCTGCAATGACTGCCTGCGCGAGCTGCGCGACCCGTCCGACCGCCGCTACCGCTACCCATTCATCAACTGCACGAACTGTGGTCCACGCTTCACGATTATCCTGGGCATTCCGTACGACCGTCCTAACACGACCATGAGGCATTTCGATCTTTGCCCGGAATGCGACGCCGAGTACGCCGATCCGGCCGACCGTCGCTTCCACGCCCAGCCCGTCGCCTGTCCGACGTGCGGCCCCCACGTGTGGCTCGAGGCGCAGGGGGCGCCATCGTTCGAAGGCGAGGCCGCGCTGCAAGCGGCGCGGCGCCTGCTGGCCGAGGGCAAGATCTTAGCGGTCAAGGGACTGGGTGGGTTTCACCTGGCGGTGGATGCGCTCGATCCCAGGGCGGTCGAACGCCTGCGCCAGCGCAAGCTTCGGGTTGACAAGGCGTTTGCGGTGATGCTGCCGGACCTAGAGGCCATCGAGCGTCACTGCTTGCTCGGGGAGGCTGAGCGGGCGCTGCTCTGCGGCTGGGAGCGGCCGATCGTGATCTGCCGGCGGAGACCGGACTCGACAATCGCTGCCTCGCTGGCACCGGGCCAGGCAACCCTCGGCGTGATGCTGCCCTACACGCCGCTGCATCATCTGCTGATCGAGCCGGCCTCGGGCTTCCCGGAGGCGCTGGTCATGACCAGCGGCAACCTGAGCGAGGAACCGATCGCAACCGACAATGACCAGGCCCGCCAGACCCTGGCACCTCTGGCCGATGCCTTCTTGATGCACGACCGGCCGATCCACGTCCGCTGCGACGACTCGGTGCTGCGCTCATTCGACGGGCAGGTGTACCCCCTGCGCCGCTCGCGCGGGTTCGCACCCTATCCCATCCAGCTGCCCTGGGAGGCGCCGTCCATCCTGGGCGCAGGGCCCGAGCTGAAGAACACCTTCTGCCTGAACCGAAAGTCGTATGCCTTCCTCAGCCATCACATCGGCGACCTGGAGAACTACGAAACCCTTGAGTCGTATCGCGACGGCATCGCCCACCTTGAGCGCCTGTTCCGGGTCAAGCCCCAGGCGATCGCCTACGATCTGCACCCGGACTACCTGGCGACGCGCTACGCCCATGAGCGGGCGGAGAGCGAGGGGCTCCCTCTGATCGGCGTGCAGCATCATCACGCCCACATCGCCGCCGGCATGGCTGAACATGGCCTGCCCATCGGGGCGCAAGTGATCGGCGTGGCGCTGGATGGCACCGGCTTCGGCGAGGACGGCACGATCTGGGGCGGCGAGGTCCTGCTCGCCGGCTACGCCGGCTACGAGCGCTTGTTCCACCTGCGGCCGGTGCCGATGCCCGGCAGCGAGGCCGCCGTACGCCAGCCGTGGCGCATGGCGCTGTCGTGGCTGCAGGCAGCCGGGATCCCCTGGGACCGCGATCTTCCGAGCGTTGAGGCGGCTGGGGAGCAAGGCCTGGCCGCCGTGAGGACCATGCTGGATCCTCAATCGCCCCTGGCGGCGATGCAGCCGCGCACCTCCAGTATGGGCCGGCTGTTCGACGCCGCGGCAGCGCTCGCCGGAATCCGCCAGCAGGTGAACTATGAGGCCCAGGCGGCGATTGAATTCGAGGCGGTGCTCGATCCGGCTGAGCCTGGGTACTACTCGCTGCAGGTCAGCGGCAGCCTGATCGATCCAGCCCCGGCGCTCCAGCGCCTGGTGGCAGACCGACGGGCGGGCGTTCCAGCTTCGATCGTCTCGGCTCGCTTCCATCGAGGAGTGGCGTTGGGCATGGTCGAGGTCTGCGAGCGAGCCCGCTCGGCTACGGCGGTCGCGACCGTCGTGCTCAGCGGCGGGGTGTGGCAGAATGTGGCC
- the hypB gene encoding hydrogenase nickel incorporation protein HypB, with translation MTERVNVGEAILGANDRLAADNRRMLDQAGVFSLNLMASPGAGKTSLIERTLAALARSVRVGVIDGDIATSLDADRAAAAGAEAIQVNTGGECHLDAVMIQPALQRLSLDSLDLLIVENVGNLVCPASFALGTHKNVLIASVPEGADKPHKYPGMYRGIQALVLNKIDLLPYVEFDQAFFQQGVEALNPGVVTFPLSCRTGEGLTAWLAWIEAEVRQFRQAHPRKGALQQP, from the coding sequence ATGACCGAACGAGTGAACGTCGGTGAAGCGATCCTCGGCGCCAACGACAGGCTAGCTGCCGACAATCGCCGGATGCTCGATCAAGCCGGCGTGTTCTCGCTCAACCTGATGGCTTCGCCCGGCGCCGGCAAGACGTCGTTGATCGAGCGTACACTGGCAGCGTTGGCTCGAAGCGTGCGGGTCGGGGTAATCGATGGCGACATCGCCACCAGCCTGGACGCCGATCGCGCCGCCGCCGCCGGCGCCGAGGCCATCCAGGTCAACACCGGGGGCGAGTGCCATCTGGATGCCGTGATGATCCAGCCGGCGCTGCAGCGCCTGAGCCTGGACAGCCTGGACCTGCTGATCGTCGAAAACGTCGGCAACCTGGTATGCCCGGCGAGCTTCGCCCTGGGCACACATAAGAACGTTCTGATCGCCTCGGTACCCGAGGGCGCCGACAAGCCACATAAGTATCCGGGGATGTATCGGGGCATCCAGGCCCTGGTGTTGAACAAGATCGACCTGCTGCCCTATGTCGAATTCGACCAGGCCTTCTTCCAGCAAGGCGTGGAAGCGCTCAACCCGGGAGTGGTCACCTTTCCTCTTTCCTGCCGCACCGGCGAAGGCCTGACCGCCTGGCTGGCCTGGATCGAGGCCGAGGTGCGTCAGTTTCGCCAGGCGCATCCCCGAAAGGGGGCGCTGCAGCAGCCATGA